CAAAGGATTTTCGTCGTCAATGTCGAGAACTACGTTGTATTGGTTCCCTTTGTAGAGTCGGGCAAAGGAGTATTTCTCAAAACAATCATTCCGAGTAGGAAGATGACCAGGCAATACCTGGGAGGTGAAGACTATGAAACTCAATAAGAAGGAATCAGAGGTGCTAGAGTCCGTAGAGCGAGGGGAGTGGAAGAGTATTGCCGGATTTAAGGGCGCAAAAAGTCGTTATGAGGACTATGCGCAGGCAACCATCCGGAAGGACAAGCGGGTCAACATACGTATGGCGGAAAGAGATCTGGTTTACTTGCAGAAGCGTGCGCTCGAAGAGGGGCTGCCTTACCAAACGCTGATTTCAAGTATTCT
The window above is part of the Candidatus Omnitrophota bacterium genome. Proteins encoded here:
- a CDS encoding BrnT family toxin, encoding MKLFDWDLEKNQQLIRERGISFEEIVFHITQGGLLDIIEHPNKKKYPSQRIFVVNVENYVVLVPFVESGKGVFLKTIIPSRKMTRQYLGGEDYETQ
- a CDS encoding antitoxin, with amino-acid sequence MKLNKKESEVLESVERGEWKSIAGFKGAKSRYEDYAQATIRKDKRVNIRMAERDLVYLQKRALEEGLPYQTLISSILHKYINGRLVDRD